CTCGAGGACGACGCCCCTCGCCGGAGGCCGGAGCCAAGCCACATTGGTGATCGATTAGGCACTGTTAAACGGGCCAGATCGCTAGACCCGAAGCGGTCAAGGCAGCCGTAAGTGGCGCGATCCGGATAGTTTAATGGCGGCCTGGATCCGATGGCTTACAGGTGGGGCCTGCTTGTCATCGCTTCGAACATCGAGTCGTCGTGAGAGGAGAGGACGTCGTCAGATCTTTGCGGTTCGATCGATCACACGGGGGAGTCGCCGGAGCCATCGACGGCGAGCGGCTTGGCGGCAACGAGGAGCGTGCGGCAGAGCGGGCAGCTGGGCTGAGACCGGAGCCAGGCGTCGACACAGTCCGGGTGGAAGCAGTGGCCGCAGGGGGGCAGCGCCTTCACCTTGTCCCCGGCCACCAGCTCCACGATGCAGATGGAGCactccgccgctgcctgctcctcctcgccagtgtcgccaccgccgcccttcttcttcaaggCGGAAGGCGGCGGGCTGTAGAGCGTGACGGGCAGCCGGTTGATGGAGTCCGCGTCGAGGCCGGGCATCGTGGGCGCCGGagcggaggacgacgacgtggCCTCCGGGTCGTTGGAGCGACgttggcgttggcggcggcggcaggcccAGCGGAGGTAGAGGCTgacggcgacggagacgacgacgaggcagAGCAGCCCCACCAGCAGCGGGACGGCGCGGCCGTGCAGCGCGAAGTTGCTGTCGTCCATGTCGGCGCCGTACCGCACCCTCATCCCCGGGCTccccgccgcgccctcctGCGCCGCCATTTCTTCTCCTAATCTTCTTCCACACAGCACGCGAGGGTCGTTGAAAGCTCGTGCAGGAGGTCGACCAGcaagctaagctaagctagccCAGGCTCAGAAGCCACGCCAGGCCATGTGTCTCTGTGGatgtacgtgcgtgcgtgcgtgctaGTCAAAGGCAGCGCATGGAAGACGACTGGCCGGCCATGCCGGGCTCGCGGCTTGTGGTGGAGGCGATCGTAGtagcgatcgatcgagcaaGCGAGGAAACTTCCACGCAAGTGGCGCGCTGTGGTTTGGCCTGTCGACCGGGCGTCGACGCGCGAGGTCCGAGAGCGATCGAGATTTGTGGGGGAGTGAGTGAATTGCacgatggatggatgggtgTGTGCGTGGTTTTAAAATTTCCAAGTCCTCGGCCGTCCCTTTTAAGGTTGAAACAATGGCTCCGGGCGCCAGTGGTGTAAACGTGGACAGCCCGGTGGGACACACGGGCAGGCAGAGAAGCCGCCGCGGGAACGAACTGGGCATGCATGACTGGGCGctggggccggcggcgggcgatcgagctcgggctgggccgggGGTGGCTGGCACGGCACGGAGGCAGGCAAGCGGCGGTGCATATCGTTCGTTTCGACATGTAGTTCTCCGAGTTGCTGggaagattaattaattaattaattccgGCGCGTTTTGAGACACTGTGCTCTGTGCTGACTTGTAGGTGCAACCTTTCTAGTCTTCGGTCGCGATCCACGGGAAAATAATGGATGCGTGCCTTGTGACGCGCTCGTGCATTCACACGGACAAGTTTTGTTGACCTGCACTGCACCGTTCTGCTAcgaataaatattttttttccaacggGGCTACCCCTggtctgcattttttttcctcaacGAATATTTCCAATGGATGGTTTGTCAATCGAGTTGCATAAAAAGAGTTTAGTATGCATAACTGCTCTGCTTTTGACACACAAAGGAAAATCAACGTACGCCCAAGATCAATGACTTTGAAACAAAGGATCTCCCTAATTTAACGTCAGTGCTAGCTTTCTAAACACTCTTTTCTAAGTAGCTAGTACTTCAGAGTTCACACAAAAACATCGTTTGAATTGGCCATGGCGTGTAACAGGAGTCAGGAGGTGCGTGTACGTAGTGCGGGCAGctaacagaaaaaaagaaacttttAGGAAAGCCCCAAAATGCGAATGTTCCAGGTGTCAGTCGTAGAGGTGAAACCCGGTGCCTTAGATCCTACCTAGACCAACCAAATGAActtaaattttaaaatcacAGCACTTTTTGAAAATTTAGTGCATTTGTTTGAATAAAGAGGGCcagagggtatcctaacctttTTGCAGCTCTATAGGTGTGCATACATGCTGTGATGCTCATAGAGAAAACACTCATGTGGCCCCGGtaaacaaacaaattttaTGAGAATGCCTTTTTAGGGGTGTATATTTCTCAGCCAACCAACGTAAAAATTGTTATTTTTCAGTCGACAATCATATCCATTCAATTTATATTATTTTGTCCCTCGTACTTGCACAAATCTTGTACAGATATTAATGATTGGATTAATGGTTGTTTCGAcatagaaatagttatttcttagCCCTtttaaaaatagcaaaaccgttttttAGGACAATTAACTTTGTTTTTTGCACAAGGCAACTACAAGAACCAGAGAATTGACATGTATCATTCGaaaactagtttttttttcctgggtCCGGAACACACTTACTCCAACCTCCGTGGTGCAATTTTGAATAGACAGTACACTCATGATTTATGTCAAACTTTCGAAACTTATACAGTCCATTAACGCACCTAACCTACGTACACATGTAGGCCGTGTACACACATTTCTGGCAAACTTTCCACGATGGAACCGACGCGGACTGCCCCAAATTAAACATAAGCTGCACGTACAGTGCCGTGATTGCCACCGGCCCGACCCGTTCATAGCAAACTTTTCCCCCTACCATATGCATTTCGCAGTAACTACAACTGCTCAGCTTGTCACACTGCACCTCTCTGTTCTGAGCACTATATATGCCCTCGAAACTCCGAAACAAATATGGTGCGATGTTACGTGCAACCCACCTTCTATCTTTTGTGTCTCTGCCATCTCGAGCCAACAATTCTGGCAGGTGATCAGGCCGCGCTGCTACTGATCCCTTTAATTGAGCTCCTCGAGATAAGCctgagataaaaaaaagataaacaaaGTGCACCACCCCTGCATGGACCCCGGCCGGCCGTCtcgagtagtagtagtagtgcTCGATCATACATATCACCAGCTAGCGACATATATATATCGATCAGCATCTTTTTTTCCAACCCGATCATGCTTTGCTTCCTGGTATAATAAATTATTAACGCATATATAGCAGTGACTGGTGCCGTACACGGATCACACCCGCAATCGTTAGCTAGATAGCTAAGCTGAAAAAGGCACGATTAATCAAAAAGCCAAAACCCCTGTGTCTAGCTAATCACGCATCGTCATCACCTCTGAAAATATCCAGTgcagggagaagaagatcgagacgCTGGTTAACTAGCTAGCCGGCTGTTGTCTGTGCGCTTTCTGTCATCAGCTTGGTACTATATAGCTAGCTTTTTCTTGCAGGCCGAACAGTGAGGTGTATCGCAGTACTGCGGCTCGAGCTATAGTTCTCGAGGTTTAATTGGCTTATGGCCGAGGGCAGTCGGCCGTCGTGCGCGGGAAAGGCGCATACAGGCCTGCCCAGGTTTGCATCTGGGCAAATTTAAGTGCGACCTAGCTGTGGGAATTAAGCAGCGGTCCAGCTGCTAACCGATTAAAAGTTACCGTATCTTAGCCAGCATCGCACTACCCGCGCGCAAGCACTGCAGGCCCCGCCGGTTCCCCCTCGT
The Brachypodium distachyon strain Bd21 chromosome 2, Brachypodium_distachyon_v3.0, whole genome shotgun sequence genome window above contains:
- the LOC100825400 gene encoding RING-H2 finger protein ATL66 produces the protein MAAQEGAAGSPGMRVRYGADMDDSNFALHGRAVPLLVGLLCLVVVSVAVSLYLRWACRRRQRQRRSNDPEATSSSSAPAPTMPGLDADSINRLPVTLYSPPPSALKKKGGGGDTGEEEQAAAECSICIVELVAGDKVKALPPCGHCFHPDCVDAWLRSQPSCPLCRTLLVAAKPLAVDGSGDSPV